Part of the Merismopedia glauca CCAP 1448/3 genome, AGTCTGGTTTAATTCAACTTTTGCATCGCCTGTCTCTTGGTTTCCTCCCCCCGGCGATCGTATTTGGCTGTAGTTGCCGGAGAAGCGTGTCCGGCTAGCTGCTGCACCGTGACTAGATCTACTCCAGCATCTAATAAATCAGAACAAAACGTCCTTCTCAAGTCGTGGGGACTAAAGTGGATAATTTTCGCTTGTTCTGCCCGTTTCTGGAGAATGGTTAATATGGCTTGGGGACTGATTGGCTTCCACTGAAGTTGACCTCCTTTGCGAATGGGCAATAATAATGGTCCAGGTCTTCTGGTGCGGCGATTCAACCACTGTGTGATGGCGATAATTTCTTTATGTGGTAAGTAAACGGTGCGGTCTTTGGCTCCTTTGCCCTGAATAATCTGTAATCTCCCAGTGAAGGGGTCAAAATCACTCAAGCGCAAGGCTACGACTTCGGCTCGTCGCAAGCCGCAGCGCAAGATAGCGATTAATGCCCGATCCCTAGCTCCCATTAAGGAGGGGTCAGTTTCACAAACTCTAATTAAAGCTGTAATTTCATCGGTTGTTAGCGCCCGTCCCCTGAGTTGAGTTTTAGACTTAATTTGGGGTAGATCTACGGCTTTTTGATAGCTTTGACCGTCAATTAAATCCAATTTAAAGGCAATGTGCAAGACTCTTCTCAAAGCACAGAGCATTTTATTAGCTGTGGCTGGGGCGTACTTGCGTCTCAAAGCTGAATGGATAGCGGCAGTATGTTGGTATCTTAAGGCTGCCCAATCTAAGGTCATGGCATCGCAACGGTCTGAGGTGAGCAATTTGGCGATGGTATTTAAAGCTTGTGTCATGGTCGCCTTGGAGCCTGGGGCTAATGAATCTAGATACACTGCCGCCGGATGGAGGGTTAATGGGGTAGGCTCTAGTAGAACCAGCGACTTGACTGGAACCATCGCGTATTTTTGCCAAAGTTAGATTAGTCATATTTTAGATCTAATCCAGGTACGATCTAGGTATTGAGGTAGGAGGACTTGGGAGAGTGGG contains:
- a CDS encoding tyrosine-type recombinase/integrase is translated as MVPVKSLVLLEPTPLTLHPAAVYLDSLAPGSKATMTQALNTIAKLLTSDRCDAMTLDWAALRYQHTAAIHSALRRKYAPATANKMLCALRRVLHIAFKLDLIDGQSYQKAVDLPQIKSKTQLRGRALTTDEITALIRVCETDPSLMGARDRALIAILRCGLRRAEVVALRLSDFDPFTGRLQIIQGKGAKDRTVYLPHKEIIAITQWLNRRTRRPGPLLLPIRKGGQLQWKPISPQAILTILQKRAEQAKIIHFSPHDLRRTFCSDLLDAGVDLVTVQQLAGHASPATTAKYDRRGEETKRQAMQKLN